A genomic segment from Coccinella septempunctata chromosome 3, icCocSept1.1, whole genome shotgun sequence encodes:
- the LOC123310116 gene encoding probable protein S-acyltransferase 23 isoform X2 yields MVADTDHPAATETHDRDGLEADITEQTHRTIFDVVKSGEISEIEELIEKSGTQVLRFRDEWGYTPAHWAALDGNVEIMRLIVDRGAPFDLPCLGIQGPRPIHWACRKGHTAVVQVLLQAGVAVNAADFKGLTPLMTACMFGRTATAAYLLGMGALNHLVDINGDTAMHWAAYKGHADLIRLLMYSGANLQNSDHFGSTPLHLACLSGNVTCVKVIAEKSNIDLEPLDKNDKTPLMLAQSHRHFDIVQVLQSEIKKRKTWFPPISEVWGLLFGKGGHSKAPLCFFLCSVLLWGYPMYVIRCIPITWNILRASHYCFIYWNIVMWVCWIVANRKNPGYLPMNTDSYHRAIKQIPYHDKWKKRNTMINRLCHTCKCLRPLRAKHCRICNRCVSYFDHHCPFIYNCVGLRNRTWFFLFVMSVAINCSFSIYFATYCIAIEGFGVMYILGLVEAFVFSGLGWILTCTSVLHACMNLTTNEMFNYKRYPYLRDRRGRYYNPFSRGPIFNLIEFFFCTPEEYEDDYNYEYI; encoded by the exons ATGGTAGCCGACACTGACCATCCTGCCGCCACTGAAACCCATGACAGGGACGGACTTGAGGCCGATATCACGGAGCAGACCCATAGGACCATTTTTGATGTCGTCAAATCCGG GGAGATTTCGGAAATCGAGGAATTGATAGAGAAATCTGGCACTCAAGTGCTTCGATTCAGGGACGAATGGGGATACACGCCCGCCCATTGGGCAGCCCTGGACGGAAATGTAGAAATTATGAGGTTGATTGTGGATCGTGGAGCCCCCTTCGATCTTCCATGCCTTGGTATACAAGGGCCGAGGCCGATACATTGGGCTTGTCGAAAGGGACATACAGCCGTGGTCCAGGTTTTGCTGCAGGCTGGAGTTGCGGTGAATGCCGCAGATTTCAAAG GTTTGACACCCTTGATGACTGCATGCATGTTCGGCAGAACAGCCACAGCCGCCTATTTGTTGGGTATGGGAGCCCTGAACCATTTGGTGGACATAAACGGCGACACAGCAATGCACTGGGCCGCGTACAAGGGTCACGCTGATCTCATTAGACTTCTCATGTACTCTGGGGCCAATCTACAGAACTCCGATCATTTTGGGTCTACCCCCCTTCATCTGGCTTGTCTATCCGGAAACGTGACTTGTGTGAAAGTCATAGCTGAGAAG AGTAACATCGATTTGGAACCCCTggataaaaatgataaaacgcCACTCATGTTGGCTCAAAGCCATCGGCATTTCGATATAGTGCAGGTTTTGCAGTCTGAAATAAAGAAGCGGAAGACTTGGTTTCCCCCAATCAGTGAAGTCTGGGGTCTGTTGTTTGGCAAGGGTGGCCATTCCAAGGCACCACTTTGCTTCTTCTTGTGTTCCGTGTTGTTGTGGGGTTATCCGATGTATGTCATCAGG TGCATCCCTATCACCTGGAACATCTTACGAGCATCGCACTACTGCTTCATCTATTGGAACATCGTGATGTGGGTTTGCTGGATAGTGGCTAACAGGAAAAATCCCGGATACCTTCCCATGAACACCGATTCGTACCACAGGGCGATAAAGCAGATACCCTACCACGACAAATGGAAAAAGAGGAACACCATGATCAACCGCCTCTGCCATACCTGCAAATGCCTACGACCCCTAAGGGCCAAACACTGTAGGATATGCAATAGGTGTGTTTCCTACTTTGATCATCACTGCCCCTTCATCTACAATTGCGTGGGATTGAGAAACAGGACGTGGTTCTTCCTGTTTGTGATGAGTGTCGCCATCAATTGCTCGTTTTCTATTTATTTCGCGACGTACTGTATAGCTATCGAAGGATTTGGGGTGATGTATATACTTGGATTGGTGGAAGCCTTCGTTTTCAGTGGGCTAGGTTGGATACTCACCTGCACATCG GTCCTACACGCCTGCATGAACCTCACCACAAACGAAATGTTCAATTACAAAAGGTATCCTTATTTACGAGATAGAAGGGGTAGATATTATAACCCATTTTCAAGAGGTCCTATTTTCAACCTCATCGAGTTCTTCTTCTGCACTCCCGAGGAATACGAGGACGATTACAATTACGAGTATATCTGA
- the LOC123310116 gene encoding probable protein S-acyltransferase 23 isoform X1, which produces MVADTDHPAATETHDRDGLEADITEQTHRTIFDVVKSGEISEIEELIEKSGTQVLRFRDEWGYTPAHWAALDGNVEIMRLIVDRGAPFDLPCLGIQGPRPIHWACRKGHTAVVQVLLQAGVAVNAADFKGLTPLMTACMFGRTATAAYLLGMGALNHLVDINGDTAMHWAAYKGHADLIRLLMYSGANLQNSDHFGSTPLHLACLSGNVTCVKVIAEKVIISGYWWFNISLYLACFQSNIDLEPLDKNDKTPLMLAQSHRHFDIVQVLQSEIKKRKTWFPPISEVWGLLFGKGGHSKAPLCFFLCSVLLWGYPMYVIRCIPITWNILRASHYCFIYWNIVMWVCWIVANRKNPGYLPMNTDSYHRAIKQIPYHDKWKKRNTMINRLCHTCKCLRPLRAKHCRICNRCVSYFDHHCPFIYNCVGLRNRTWFFLFVMSVAINCSFSIYFATYCIAIEGFGVMYILGLVEAFVFSGLGWILTCTSVLHACMNLTTNEMFNYKRYPYLRDRRGRYYNPFSRGPIFNLIEFFFCTPEEYEDDYNYEYI; this is translated from the exons ATGGTAGCCGACACTGACCATCCTGCCGCCACTGAAACCCATGACAGGGACGGACTTGAGGCCGATATCACGGAGCAGACCCATAGGACCATTTTTGATGTCGTCAAATCCGG GGAGATTTCGGAAATCGAGGAATTGATAGAGAAATCTGGCACTCAAGTGCTTCGATTCAGGGACGAATGGGGATACACGCCCGCCCATTGGGCAGCCCTGGACGGAAATGTAGAAATTATGAGGTTGATTGTGGATCGTGGAGCCCCCTTCGATCTTCCATGCCTTGGTATACAAGGGCCGAGGCCGATACATTGGGCTTGTCGAAAGGGACATACAGCCGTGGTCCAGGTTTTGCTGCAGGCTGGAGTTGCGGTGAATGCCGCAGATTTCAAAG GTTTGACACCCTTGATGACTGCATGCATGTTCGGCAGAACAGCCACAGCCGCCTATTTGTTGGGTATGGGAGCCCTGAACCATTTGGTGGACATAAACGGCGACACAGCAATGCACTGGGCCGCGTACAAGGGTCACGCTGATCTCATTAGACTTCTCATGTACTCTGGGGCCAATCTACAGAACTCCGATCATTTTGGGTCTACCCCCCTTCATCTGGCTTGTCTATCCGGAAACGTGACTTGTGTGAAAGTCATAGCTGAGAAGGTGATCATCTCTGGCTATTGGTGGTTTAATATCTCTCTATATCTAGCTTGTTTTCAGAGTAACATCGATTTGGAACCCCTggataaaaatgataaaacgcCACTCATGTTGGCTCAAAGCCATCGGCATTTCGATATAGTGCAGGTTTTGCAGTCTGAAATAAAGAAGCGGAAGACTTGGTTTCCCCCAATCAGTGAAGTCTGGGGTCTGTTGTTTGGCAAGGGTGGCCATTCCAAGGCACCACTTTGCTTCTTCTTGTGTTCCGTGTTGTTGTGGGGTTATCCGATGTATGTCATCAGG TGCATCCCTATCACCTGGAACATCTTACGAGCATCGCACTACTGCTTCATCTATTGGAACATCGTGATGTGGGTTTGCTGGATAGTGGCTAACAGGAAAAATCCCGGATACCTTCCCATGAACACCGATTCGTACCACAGGGCGATAAAGCAGATACCCTACCACGACAAATGGAAAAAGAGGAACACCATGATCAACCGCCTCTGCCATACCTGCAAATGCCTACGACCCCTAAGGGCCAAACACTGTAGGATATGCAATAGGTGTGTTTCCTACTTTGATCATCACTGCCCCTTCATCTACAATTGCGTGGGATTGAGAAACAGGACGTGGTTCTTCCTGTTTGTGATGAGTGTCGCCATCAATTGCTCGTTTTCTATTTATTTCGCGACGTACTGTATAGCTATCGAAGGATTTGGGGTGATGTATATACTTGGATTGGTGGAAGCCTTCGTTTTCAGTGGGCTAGGTTGGATACTCACCTGCACATCG GTCCTACACGCCTGCATGAACCTCACCACAAACGAAATGTTCAATTACAAAAGGTATCCTTATTTACGAGATAGAAGGGGTAGATATTATAACCCATTTTCAAGAGGTCCTATTTTCAACCTCATCGAGTTCTTCTTCTGCACTCCCGAGGAATACGAGGACGATTACAATTACGAGTATATCTGA
- the LOC123310117 gene encoding juvenile hormone acid O-methyltransferase-like, with amino-acid sequence MGVSPEKFQKVVFLLEFVPKIFREHADLFKFTKKNNFSMIDIGTGPGTMLLQIENQLPKHYKEIIGTDRAETMIEYFDSVPKDSRITSRILDISAEKMPADLTGRFDFAFSSFCFGYVPDLRKTFKNCNELLKPEGETFFAWSIRSHIPEIYRSLSKIDKWAPYTSDYKNWKSLIEYEDPIGTLSDHLKAAGLEKLKIAEYEDFAFQDPEDVMLETFESQDHIRSRIPQIDQQMYKEEFDRIVRTEQIIYGQKPKIPFPSVAVIAKKN; translated from the exons ATGGGTGTATCTcctgaaaaattccaaaagGTGGTTTTCCTGCTGGAATTCGTCCCCAAAATATTTCGGGAACATGCTGATCTCTTCAAATTCACGAAGAAAAACAACTTCAGCATGATCGACATAGGTACTGGACCTGGTACTATGCTTCTTCAGATCGAGAATCAACTACCCAAACACTACAAGGAGATAATCGGAACTGACAGAGCGGAAACAATGatcgaatatttcgattctGTACCGAAAGATTCCAGGATAACCAGCAGGATATTGGATATTTCAGCTGAGAAAATGCCTGCCGATTTGACAGGCCGCTTTGATTTTGCATTTTCCTCATTCTGTTTCGGATATGTTCCTGATTTACG AAAGaccttcaaaaattgcaatgaaCTTCTAAAACCAGAGGGGGAAACTTTCTTCGCGTGGAGCATAAGAAGCCACATACCAGAAATTTACAGAAGTTTGAGTAAAATAGACAAGTGGGCGCCGTACACTAGCGATTATAAAAATTGGAAGAGCCTTATCGAATACGAAGACCCTATTGGTACTCTTAGTGACCACCTCAAAGCCGCAGGCTTAGAGAAGCTGAAAATTGCAGAGTATGAAGATTTCGCTTTTCAAGATCCTGAAGATGTTATGTTGG AAACTTTCGAATCCCAGGACCACATCAGAAGCAGGATTCCACAGATTGACCAACAGATGTACAAAGAAGAATTCGACAGAATTGTTCGGACTGAACAGATAATTTACGGCCAGAAACCTAAAATTCCATTTCCTTCTGTAGCAGTAATCGCCAAGAAAAATTGA